In a single window of the Diospyros lotus cultivar Yz01 chromosome 10, ASM1463336v1, whole genome shotgun sequence genome:
- the LOC127810863 gene encoding beta-amylase isoform X3, protein MAASIIIRSNPVIGGACRPPELLAAGTMPPVHEAKKKKKKITMMRRHLQTSDKGDGLLSFPQAVASEASSAIDQELDVITVDNVLENEDGMEKKLKQLRAAGVDGVMVDVWWGIVESKGPEQYDWNAYRSLFRLVHRCGLKLQAIMSFHQCGGNVGDAVNIPLPRWILEVGESDPDIFFTNRTGNRNKEYLTIGVDNLPLFAGRTAVEVYRDYMKSFRENMSDFLESGLIVDIEVGLGPAGELRYPSYPGKQGWLYPGIGEFQCHDKYLKAEFKEAARSAGHPEWNLPDNAGAYNDTPDSTGFFRRNGTYLSEEGKFFLTWYSNKLLSHGDQILDEANKAFLGCKVKLAAKVSGIHWWYKHHSHAAELTSGFYNLKDREGYRPIARMLSRHHAMLNFTCLEMRDYEDRANAKSGPEELVQQVLSAGWRENIDVAGENALPRYDRAAYNQILLNARPNGVNRDGPPKLRMYGLTYLRLCHDLLDWKNFRIFKTFLKKMHADQDLCLDPRKYGNEVAPLERSKPKIPIEDLLEATEPMEPFPFDVETDMPVGGVLAGLVDNLINAIAFLFS, encoded by the exons ATGGCCGCTAGCATCATTATCCGTTCAAATCCGGTAATCGGAGGGGCCTGCCGGCCGCCGGAGCTGCTCGCAGCCGGGACAATGCCGCCGGTTCATgaggcgaagaagaagaagaagaagattacaATGATGCGGAGGCATCTCCAGACATCCGACAAGGGCGACGGTCTGTTGAGTTTTCCTCAGGCTGTTGCATCTGAGGCTTCATCCGCCATAGATCAAGAG CTGGACGTTATTACAGTAGATAATGTTCTTGAGAACGAAGATGGCATGGAGAAGAAGCTCAAGCAGCTGAGAGCCGCCGGCGTTGATGGGGTGATGGTCGACGTCTGGTGGGGCATCGTCGAATCCAAAGGCCCCGAACAATACGACTGGAACGCCTATCGGAGCTTGTTCCGCCTTGTTCATCGCTGTGGCCTCAAGTTACAAGCTATAATGTCGTTCCATCAGTGCGGCGGCAACGTTGGAGATGCCGTCAACATTCCTCTTCCCCGGTGGATTCTTGAAGTCGGAGAATCGGACCCTGATATCTTCTTCACTAATCGGACGGGTAACAGGAACAAGGAATACCTCACCATTGGTGTCGACAATCTGCCTCTCTTCGCCGGAAGAACAGCTGTCGAG GTCTACAGAGACTACATGAAGAGCTTCAGAGAGAATATGTCAGACTTCCTAGAGTCCGGCCTCATAGTGGACATTGAGGTAGGGCTTGGACCGGCAGGCGAACTAAGATACCCCTCTTACCCAGGAAAACAAGGATGGCTTTATCCCGGCATTGGAGAATTTCAG TGCCATGACAAGTATCTCAAAGCAGAATTCAAGGAGGCTGCAAGAAGTGCCGGGCATCCCGAATGGAACTTGCCAGACAATGCAGGAGCATACAATGACACACCCGACTCAACTGGGTTCTTCAGACGAAATGGAACATACCTTTCTGAAGAAGGGAAGTTCTTCTTGACTTGGTATTCTAACAAGTTATTGAGCCACGGCGATCAAATACTTGATGAAGCCAACAAAGCTTTCCTGGGGTGTAAAGTCAAGTTAGCAGCTAAA GTATCAGGAATTCATTGGTGGTATAAACACCATAGTCATGCTGCAGAACTGACCTCAGGATTCTACAACCTAAAAGATAGAGAAGGGTATCGCCCCATAGCAAGGATGCTTTCGAGGCATCATGCCATGTTGAATTTCACGTGTCTTGAAATGAGGGATTACGAGGACAGAGCCAACGCAAAAAGTGGACCTGAGGAACTTGTTCAGCAG GTGCTGAGTGCAGGCTGGAGAGAAAACATTGATGTTGCAGGTGAAAATGCTCTTCCAAGGTATGACCGTGCAGCTTACaatcaaattcttttaaatgctCGGCCAAATGGTGTCAACAGAGATGGACCCCCGAAACTAAGGATGTACGGGTTGACATACCTGCGCTTATGCCATGATCTACTAGACTGGAAGAACTTCCGGATATTCAAAacttttttgaagaaaatgcaTGCAGATCAG GATCTTTGTCTGGATCCCAGAAAGTACGGCAATGAGGTAGCTCCCTTGGAGAGATCAAAGCCAAAAATCCCAATTGAAGATCTGTTAGAAGCTACTGAACCCATGGAACCATTCCCGTTTGATGTCGAAACAGACATGCCTGTTGGCGGTGTGCTTGCCGGCTTGGTGGATAACTTGATCAACGCGATTGCCTTCTTGTTTAGTTGA
- the LOC127810863 gene encoding beta-amylase isoform X1, with protein sequence MAASIIIRSNPVIGGACRPPELLAAGTMPPVHEAKKKKKKITMMRRHLQTSDKGDGLLSFPQAVASEASSAIDQEKLQDPTIPVTDVGTVLLNYVPVYVMLPLDVITVDNVLENEDGMEKKLKQLRAAGVDGVMVDVWWGIVESKGPEQYDWNAYRSLFRLVHRCGLKLQAIMSFHQCGGNVGDAVNIPLPRWILEVGESDPDIFFTNRTGNRNKEYLTIGVDNLPLFAGRTAVEVYRDYMKSFRENMSDFLESGLIVDIEVGLGPAGELRYPSYPGKQGWLYPGIGEFQCHDKYLKAEFKEAARSAGHPEWNLPDNAGAYNDTPDSTGFFRRNGTYLSEEGKFFLTWYSNKLLSHGDQILDEANKAFLGCKVKLAAKVSGIHWWYKHHSHAAELTSGFYNLKDREGYRPIARMLSRHHAMLNFTCLEMRDYEDRANAKSGPEELVQQVLSAGWRENIDVAGENALPRYDRAAYNQILLNARPNGVNRDGPPKLRMYGLTYLRLCHDLLDWKNFRIFKTFLKKMHADQDLCLDPRKYGNEVAPLERSKPKIPIEDLLEATEPMEPFPFDVETDMPVGGVLAGLVDNLINAIAFLFS encoded by the exons ATGGCCGCTAGCATCATTATCCGTTCAAATCCGGTAATCGGAGGGGCCTGCCGGCCGCCGGAGCTGCTCGCAGCCGGGACAATGCCGCCGGTTCATgaggcgaagaagaagaagaagaagattacaATGATGCGGAGGCATCTCCAGACATCCGACAAGGGCGACGGTCTGTTGAGTTTTCCTCAGGCTGTTGCATCTGAGGCTTCATCCGCCATAGATCAAGAG AAATTGCAGGATCCAACAATTCCCGTGACGGACGTTGGAACAGTGCTACTAAACTATGTGCCAGTCTACGTAATGCTCCCT CTGGACGTTATTACAGTAGATAATGTTCTTGAGAACGAAGATGGCATGGAGAAGAAGCTCAAGCAGCTGAGAGCCGCCGGCGTTGATGGGGTGATGGTCGACGTCTGGTGGGGCATCGTCGAATCCAAAGGCCCCGAACAATACGACTGGAACGCCTATCGGAGCTTGTTCCGCCTTGTTCATCGCTGTGGCCTCAAGTTACAAGCTATAATGTCGTTCCATCAGTGCGGCGGCAACGTTGGAGATGCCGTCAACATTCCTCTTCCCCGGTGGATTCTTGAAGTCGGAGAATCGGACCCTGATATCTTCTTCACTAATCGGACGGGTAACAGGAACAAGGAATACCTCACCATTGGTGTCGACAATCTGCCTCTCTTCGCCGGAAGAACAGCTGTCGAG GTCTACAGAGACTACATGAAGAGCTTCAGAGAGAATATGTCAGACTTCCTAGAGTCCGGCCTCATAGTGGACATTGAGGTAGGGCTTGGACCGGCAGGCGAACTAAGATACCCCTCTTACCCAGGAAAACAAGGATGGCTTTATCCCGGCATTGGAGAATTTCAG TGCCATGACAAGTATCTCAAAGCAGAATTCAAGGAGGCTGCAAGAAGTGCCGGGCATCCCGAATGGAACTTGCCAGACAATGCAGGAGCATACAATGACACACCCGACTCAACTGGGTTCTTCAGACGAAATGGAACATACCTTTCTGAAGAAGGGAAGTTCTTCTTGACTTGGTATTCTAACAAGTTATTGAGCCACGGCGATCAAATACTTGATGAAGCCAACAAAGCTTTCCTGGGGTGTAAAGTCAAGTTAGCAGCTAAA GTATCAGGAATTCATTGGTGGTATAAACACCATAGTCATGCTGCAGAACTGACCTCAGGATTCTACAACCTAAAAGATAGAGAAGGGTATCGCCCCATAGCAAGGATGCTTTCGAGGCATCATGCCATGTTGAATTTCACGTGTCTTGAAATGAGGGATTACGAGGACAGAGCCAACGCAAAAAGTGGACCTGAGGAACTTGTTCAGCAG GTGCTGAGTGCAGGCTGGAGAGAAAACATTGATGTTGCAGGTGAAAATGCTCTTCCAAGGTATGACCGTGCAGCTTACaatcaaattcttttaaatgctCGGCCAAATGGTGTCAACAGAGATGGACCCCCGAAACTAAGGATGTACGGGTTGACATACCTGCGCTTATGCCATGATCTACTAGACTGGAAGAACTTCCGGATATTCAAAacttttttgaagaaaatgcaTGCAGATCAG GATCTTTGTCTGGATCCCAGAAAGTACGGCAATGAGGTAGCTCCCTTGGAGAGATCAAAGCCAAAAATCCCAATTGAAGATCTGTTAGAAGCTACTGAACCCATGGAACCATTCCCGTTTGATGTCGAAACAGACATGCCTGTTGGCGGTGTGCTTGCCGGCTTGGTGGATAACTTGATCAACGCGATTGCCTTCTTGTTTAGTTGA
- the LOC127810863 gene encoding beta-amylase isoform X2, which yields MAASIIIRSNPVIGGACRPPELLAAGTMPPVHEAKKKKKKITMMRRHLQTSDKGDGLLSFPQAVASEASSAIDQEDPTIPVTDVGTVLLNYVPVYVMLPLDVITVDNVLENEDGMEKKLKQLRAAGVDGVMVDVWWGIVESKGPEQYDWNAYRSLFRLVHRCGLKLQAIMSFHQCGGNVGDAVNIPLPRWILEVGESDPDIFFTNRTGNRNKEYLTIGVDNLPLFAGRTAVEVYRDYMKSFRENMSDFLESGLIVDIEVGLGPAGELRYPSYPGKQGWLYPGIGEFQCHDKYLKAEFKEAARSAGHPEWNLPDNAGAYNDTPDSTGFFRRNGTYLSEEGKFFLTWYSNKLLSHGDQILDEANKAFLGCKVKLAAKVSGIHWWYKHHSHAAELTSGFYNLKDREGYRPIARMLSRHHAMLNFTCLEMRDYEDRANAKSGPEELVQQVLSAGWRENIDVAGENALPRYDRAAYNQILLNARPNGVNRDGPPKLRMYGLTYLRLCHDLLDWKNFRIFKTFLKKMHADQDLCLDPRKYGNEVAPLERSKPKIPIEDLLEATEPMEPFPFDVETDMPVGGVLAGLVDNLINAIAFLFS from the exons ATGGCCGCTAGCATCATTATCCGTTCAAATCCGGTAATCGGAGGGGCCTGCCGGCCGCCGGAGCTGCTCGCAGCCGGGACAATGCCGCCGGTTCATgaggcgaagaagaagaagaagaagattacaATGATGCGGAGGCATCTCCAGACATCCGACAAGGGCGACGGTCTGTTGAGTTTTCCTCAGGCTGTTGCATCTGAGGCTTCATCCGCCATAGATCAAGAG GATCCAACAATTCCCGTGACGGACGTTGGAACAGTGCTACTAAACTATGTGCCAGTCTACGTAATGCTCCCT CTGGACGTTATTACAGTAGATAATGTTCTTGAGAACGAAGATGGCATGGAGAAGAAGCTCAAGCAGCTGAGAGCCGCCGGCGTTGATGGGGTGATGGTCGACGTCTGGTGGGGCATCGTCGAATCCAAAGGCCCCGAACAATACGACTGGAACGCCTATCGGAGCTTGTTCCGCCTTGTTCATCGCTGTGGCCTCAAGTTACAAGCTATAATGTCGTTCCATCAGTGCGGCGGCAACGTTGGAGATGCCGTCAACATTCCTCTTCCCCGGTGGATTCTTGAAGTCGGAGAATCGGACCCTGATATCTTCTTCACTAATCGGACGGGTAACAGGAACAAGGAATACCTCACCATTGGTGTCGACAATCTGCCTCTCTTCGCCGGAAGAACAGCTGTCGAG GTCTACAGAGACTACATGAAGAGCTTCAGAGAGAATATGTCAGACTTCCTAGAGTCCGGCCTCATAGTGGACATTGAGGTAGGGCTTGGACCGGCAGGCGAACTAAGATACCCCTCTTACCCAGGAAAACAAGGATGGCTTTATCCCGGCATTGGAGAATTTCAG TGCCATGACAAGTATCTCAAAGCAGAATTCAAGGAGGCTGCAAGAAGTGCCGGGCATCCCGAATGGAACTTGCCAGACAATGCAGGAGCATACAATGACACACCCGACTCAACTGGGTTCTTCAGACGAAATGGAACATACCTTTCTGAAGAAGGGAAGTTCTTCTTGACTTGGTATTCTAACAAGTTATTGAGCCACGGCGATCAAATACTTGATGAAGCCAACAAAGCTTTCCTGGGGTGTAAAGTCAAGTTAGCAGCTAAA GTATCAGGAATTCATTGGTGGTATAAACACCATAGTCATGCTGCAGAACTGACCTCAGGATTCTACAACCTAAAAGATAGAGAAGGGTATCGCCCCATAGCAAGGATGCTTTCGAGGCATCATGCCATGTTGAATTTCACGTGTCTTGAAATGAGGGATTACGAGGACAGAGCCAACGCAAAAAGTGGACCTGAGGAACTTGTTCAGCAG GTGCTGAGTGCAGGCTGGAGAGAAAACATTGATGTTGCAGGTGAAAATGCTCTTCCAAGGTATGACCGTGCAGCTTACaatcaaattcttttaaatgctCGGCCAAATGGTGTCAACAGAGATGGACCCCCGAAACTAAGGATGTACGGGTTGACATACCTGCGCTTATGCCATGATCTACTAGACTGGAAGAACTTCCGGATATTCAAAacttttttgaagaaaatgcaTGCAGATCAG GATCTTTGTCTGGATCCCAGAAAGTACGGCAATGAGGTAGCTCCCTTGGAGAGATCAAAGCCAAAAATCCCAATTGAAGATCTGTTAGAAGCTACTGAACCCATGGAACCATTCCCGTTTGATGTCGAAACAGACATGCCTGTTGGCGGTGTGCTTGCCGGCTTGGTGGATAACTTGATCAACGCGATTGCCTTCTTGTTTAGTTGA